The window CGATAGCGTCGGTTCCGGTGGAAGGGGAGGACACGACGGCGGAGAAGGATAGATCCCAGTCGAATCTAGGAATGTTGTTGTCTCTGTCCATGATTGTGGGAGATGGAGAGGAGGAGATCATGCATGCTTATTGGCCATGTAtatgaagaagatgatcttcTGATGTTGTTGTTTAGTATATCGGAGCAGAGCAAAGTCTCCATGAATGTGTTACAACTCGTTTAAGTTCGGTACACACGTATCTATTTAACATATACATACATCATGTGCATGTGGTGCGACTTACAGTATAAGATATGAAGTGGGGTTTGATTGTTTACCTGAAAAGAAgtgttctatatatatatttgatcttagcacatctatatatatagtatcatagactcatggttttttttttttgattaagcaagaaaaaatcaaataaataaattttgctaAATTCACGATACGTGGAACTTTATTTTGTGTGGTTTTGAAGTAGAAACGCATTCATGATTCACGTCATTGGTACTTGTTGTTCTCCCAATGCTTTCAGCTAgaatattaattaagaaaattacgTGCGGGTATATGAAATTATCTgcatttatttcttttcttatgATTCGAATAATGATAGGTAAAAACTAGATAATCTATCAAAATAGGACCATGCACATGGCTAAACTACCACTCGAACCATGATCACAATGTATGTTTAATTTACATTAGTATGCTTTAGAGTAAAACACCTTGTCACCTTGATCTCGATCATTCCTTATGTAAGAGAACATGACATGGTAGCAGAGTGGCGGACCTAGACTTAGAATTTAGGTGTGtcataaattatgttttagtctaaaatgaaataaaatttataaaaaacagtAAAAAACTACAATACATGGAGGTGAACCAAAGTTAGGTGGGTTAACAGAGGGAACAGTAAACCAAATGAGCTATCTAATATTTTGAgagatataataaaatagtcaacatataaatttaacatGTTACAGCTGACCCACTATGGGATCATAAGCAATGGTGGGTCCGCCTCTGCATGGTAGTATTAGAAGTACTAGTAGAGAGCATGTCCAATTGTATTTCTCCCCTTGGAGTTCTACAAAATCATATGCatgtgtaaatatattatgtatatgtatgtaGTTGAGAGTTTTTAAGCTctcatataatatatacatatatggcTTTTTAGAATTCAAAGGAGAGACACTCCCATTAGACATGTTCTAATTAAATTGCAGTGTTGTTTTCCTCATCTAAAAAACGAACAAAACTTagctaattttatttatatttttgggtgCAAGTAGAAATCGCATTAAAGAAGGAAGAAATCAAAACACGAGATTAGGTTTCACGTTAGCGTTGGTAGAATAAGAACCTCAAGTTTTGAAACCTCTCTCTTTAACGATCAGTTTGGTCGTCGTAGATCTCAATTCCTACGTGGTTCATTTTGTAGCCTCTTTGTTTTGCGTCTTGTTTTCAATTATTGGCGAAAAAAAATACAGTGAATGCAAAAAGTACACGTCGATGGACGGTCCATTACGTTTAGATAATGCTATGCTGTATAAGTACATGTGCTTTGATATCTCCATGCATGTTTGACATATTTTAACGATTGCAATCTATAATATATTAGAGACGATACAGTGAAGATTCCACAATTTTAATATCTAATTCCTATTCCACAACTTCAAAATTCCCTTAACGAAAAACCGTTATTCATGTTTCTTTAACTAAAAATGCAAAAGCATTTTATATAGAACTTTACTGGTTGTTTTATTCACGTTATAGTTTACTGGATTACCATAAGTTTTAGTAATGGAATGACATTATAATGTAAAAAATGATCCCAAAATATTTTTGGGGATTCGAGAATTTATCTTAATAAATATACTTTCTATGTgcttaaaaatatgttttggagttttcatattaaaaatattttttttataaatatttttttttctttgattaattATTTCCGACAACTTTTAATCAATCCAAAATTTAATAGACTTTTCGATGtttaaaatttactattattacttaataaaaatataatgaaaatataaattatactgTTTTTAACAGTTtgttttctctaaaatatagacatttttgaaaaaaaaaatatattattatatggcATAGAAAAGGTACATTCGGCTCATACGGATTGCTTAGAACATTATCAATGAAACTAATTTATATCATCAACGACAAGCAAGTTGGCAAGTTAAGTAAGTTCTTCCCACAATTTGGTCTCAGCTATCAAAGTAAAGCAGACCTGCTAGTTCTAAGAGCACCCCAGTGGAGTACTTTCTTCCAAAGTATCttaaatacatatatgtatatataagtctatatattattaaaaaagaaatattcatacCAAATGTCCTTAAGTTTTCTAACTTATTTACAAATGCATGCTACCgaagtaattaaataaatatatttttaagtaattattgtatttttctatttattaaatcatttcctaaattatatatagcttaatttttgtgtttaatatatttcataaaacaaattagctaatttttagaaatattcaaatttgaaattgattttaacaatattaaacTTGGATAATATTATCactaattattttgaacaaaattcaagtttaaatttgatattaaaaatatcatgaacattcctaatatatattttaactcaccattaattattttgaaaaataaaatccatatatgctaagatttaaatatctttaaactatttatagaacaatatgaaatatttataactgaatattatttttaatataattaaatctcacctaagattttatatattttaaaacttctaaaatatatgttaaccATATCAtttactattaattattttcaacaagaaaatttagtattaaaatttaaatatctttgaATTATTTGTAAAACACTGTTTAATgttataaccaaaaatattttttccaacgTATTTAAATCTAACCATATGGTCCatatctgatcaaaatatttaaatttttattacatttggAATTTCATGGTTAAAGAAATATTACTCAAACATATCAATATGTCAATATTAATTTGTCAAAAGTTTAATAGCGGACACGGATCACTATTTTCTACACCACATACACTATTTGATTATTGTgtctataaaatttaaaatatgataaatattcaaaatataaaccaacaaacatttaaataatatttatttatataaaaaataaaaatccaccGCGGATgtacggatcaaaatctatttagtatttaattgtgaatttttaaaaactaccGAAAACCGCAATTAAATACTGATATTTaaatatacacacacatatatactttgaaaaaaaaaacaaattggaGGTGCTCTAATGAAAtttagtgtttgttttgtttattatttgttatttgatGTAGTGAGTACTGCATTTGAAAAAATTGATGAGTGGCATGAGTTTGTGACAAGAGAAAAATTAAAAGGCAATAGTAAAGAAGATTACTACTACTCATCATGCCAACGCAATGTAATGCAAGATTCAGGTTTGTTTTCTATCTACAAAATGCATCCTCAGGGAAAGCTAGTTGGCTTGAGTATCTCTTCAAACGTCTAGGAAGATGGGACAGGAACATATCCGGTACGAGCTCTTAGTGTTTCGGTTCTTTTGCTTCTCTCCATCACTCCCACCAGCCATTCTACACTTTCCTTGATTCCTCTTCTgctccacaaaaaaaaaacatttaaaagttCCCTCACTGCTTCAAGTTTTTCTATTGAAGCTATAAGATTATTAACTTACCCATCATATCCAGAAACTGCTTCAAACATGTACACCCTCTCATCCAGTTTCTTTAGATCCAAGTATCGGTCCAGTTCCTCAGCCGAGACAGCATTTGAGAGATCCTGGTAATTACCAGATTCATAACGTATCAGCAACAACATTATCTCAGGAGAACTAATATAACATATGAAGGCAATGCAATATCCCTACTTGCTTGTTTGCCAATATCAAAAGAGGCGCTCCTTGCAAATCCTCATGCCGCAGTGCTTTTTCTGgttgaatataaattttacatttcaGATTCATAAATGCTTGTTTGGAGTCAGTCAACTTAAACTTACCTAGAGCAGATTTAGACTCTTCAAAGCGAGAAGGGCAAGCTGCATCGATCAAATATATCAATGCGTGTGCTTCTTCATAATACTTCTCCCAAATCGAACGCAGACCAGGCTGCCATAAGATAGCCAAAGGCATAGTTATTTGATTAGAAAGATTAATcctttttcaaatatatacaaactGATCGTTTTCAACAGGAAGAAACAAACAgtctatgattttttttttttattgtagcGCTTCTTCAAAAGATCCCTTACAGTCTTGCAAACTATATGTTCGATCAAATAATTAGCATCATGAGCTCTCTCTTGGTCCAGTTAATTCCGTAGGAGGCAGCAACAATAACAATAGTGTTTACCATCGTTGGTGGAGACTAGGGATGTCAATTGGGCTGTCCGGACAGAAGTGGACATGTCCAGatgggctttttttttttgggcgtTTTTGGTCTTGATGTCCAAATAGGACCATGTCCAAATAGTCCATGTCCAAATATGTCCATGTCCAAATAGTCCATGTCCAAATAGGACCATGTCCAAATAGGACCAGTTCGCccatttgatttaaaaaaatatacagattctaaattttatatataacaacaGTACTTAGATTAAAACTCCATGTTTTACAAAAAGGTGCTTAAATTTAAACTCCATGTTTCACAAAAGACTGAAAAAATACTTAGATTTAAACTCCATGTTTTACAAAAGGTACTTAAACTGATTTAAACTtcattctcttctttcttctaccttcttcaccttccttctcttattcttcttcctcttcttcttcttcttcttcttcttcttcagaatcACCTAACATGAAAGGTAAGAGACATATCAACAGCAGCCAAGTAAAAAGAGGTAATCAGGTAAGAGACATATCAACACTTCCTAAAGAGGTATAAAATCAGAACACTTACTCGATACTTCAAACCCACGCAGCCAGTTTCTTGTACAAATGAGAGCTTGCACATTTGACGGAAGAAGACGGCTCCTATACTTGTTAAGAACCCGGCTTCCTACACTGAATGACGACTCAGAAGACACCGTTGTGATGGGAATTGAGAGAACATCACACGCCATACGGGCCAGCTCTTTAAATCGTGTTGCATTGTTTTTCCAGTATCTCAAGACATCCATAGACTGAAAGGCAGCCATATCTAAGATCGGTTCAGCCAAGTACACATCTAAGGCTGATTTTCCTGCGCCCGCATTCTGAGAAAAGTGTGCATAAAACCCCTgcattataaacataaaaacagtAAGTACTAgcattataaacataaaaacagtAATTACTTACCCCATATCCAGATGGTATACTCTTCACCAATGTTGTTTCTGAACTACTTGCAGCTGAATCCTTCTTATAGACTCCATACAGCTTTTTTAGCTTCTTCCGGAGGTGATCAATCTTTGACTTGCTTGTCAATGGATCTAACACATCATAACAATATTCCAAGGCATGGAACTTCAACCTTGGATCCAACACCGCAGCAATGGCAAGAATGTCACTGTAGTCTTCCCAGTATTTGTCAAACTTCAACTTCATGGTTTCCACCATTTGACAAATTGCCTCATCCTCTGAATCCGCATTAGCTCTCAGCCAGCACTCGATTCTCCAGACTTGCATGAAGTAGAGATTTGCAGTCGGATATGATGACCCAGATATTAGTTTTGTCATCTCAGCAAATGGAGACAAAAACTCACAGATAAGTGCTCCTCTAGACCACTCCAACTCTGATGGAAGGCACTTGTAACTTGGATCCACATCAGAGAGACTACGCAGTGCTTCTTTATGCGGAAGAGCTCTAGACAACATCCGGAAAGTCGAATTCCACCTCGTGCTTACATCCAAAATAAGACCAGCCTTTCTCTTGCTCCCAGTAGTTTCAGCACAGGTCTCAAACATCTGTTCTCTCGCCTCTGAGGACTTCACAAACTTCACACTGTCCCTGAGTTTCTCTAAAGCATCACTAATCACAGCCAAACCGTCTTGAACAATCAGGTTCAGAATGTGTGCTGCACATCTCACATGAAGAAACTCACCACTGCACACCAAATCTTTGCGAAGCTGTGTCTTTAGAATACCTTGCATATTGTCGTTTGAGGAAGCGTTGTCTACCGTCACTGTAAACACTTTCTTCTCCAGCCCCCATTCCTTCAGTAACTCCAACACCGTTGTAGCAATACTGAAACCAGTGTGAGGAGGGGGAAAAGCCACAAAAGACAGAATCTTCGCCTTTAGCTTCCAAGCATCAACATAATGAACCGTAAGACACATATATCCCTCCACAGTGATAGCTCTCCATAGATCGGTAGTCAAACAAACCCGACCAGGAAGTTCACTCAAAACCTTCCTAAGCTGAGCTTTCTCATTCTCAAATATCTTCAGAACATCGGATACAGCCGTGTTTCGACACCAGAACTGAATGCTTGGATTTGCATAAGCAAAAGCCTCCCTAATCCTTCGATACTCAACAAATGAGTATGAAAGATCATGCTCAGCAATAGCACAAGCGATCATCTCGCGGAAGACCATTATATCAAACTTCCTATTGCTACCTCCAGGTGTAGTCCCAGGAGTCCGTGGAGTCTCTGAGCAGCTTCTACTATGACGCCGCAAAGTATTAGTTCCATTACTCAGATCAAAGCAGTAGACATGGTTGCAATGCTTGCAGACAACTTTAGTAGTACCGTCTAGCTGCTTATCTCCTATCTCAAAATGCTGCCAAATCTTTGAATGCCTTCGCTTTTTACCTCTGCTTGTAGAGCCAGCTTGTACATCATCATGATCATCTTCATTCTCATCAGCGCTCAAATAATCATCATCATTCAGGTTCAAAGTGTCATCATCCATCTGAACAAAAGAGATTAACAACGCTCATTAGTAATGAATAACAAAATCAGCATCAATACTAAGACTTGAACAAACTGAAAAATCAGCATCAACTATGTGTAAGTTGCATCATTTCACATAAAGTTCAGCAAATCATAAAGTTCTATAGATCACATTCGAGAGATATGGTAAGCAAAGAAGATCAAAACCTCAACAAGCAAGCTGCTCTGGTGAATCAGTGATAGAGATGATGATGTCTAAACCCAACACCAAGATGAACAGCTAGACAGGAACAACAGTCTTCTTCCTGTAAACAACATTTCATTTCCATGATGTGTAAGAAGCAATAACAAGTTAAGCTATGTGTAAGAACTAAGAAGCAACATTTCATTTCCACGATGCTATAATATAGACGAGACAGAGAGCGAAGTCGCGAACCCACCACGAAGAGACAGAGAGCGAAGTTGATGACAGAAGCTTTGTGACCAGCCTTGTAAGAATCTGGGATGTCTGAAGaaagaaacaagagaaaaaacATCATATCCAAGCATCATGTAAACAACAGAGACCATTCAAAAAGCTTGAAACTTCAATATAccttaaagagagagagagctcgagaTGGGTTTCCAACGAGAAGATAGAGAGAGctcgagatcgagagagagctcgtcggagaagagagagatcgACGGAGATGGGTTTTCGTcagagagatggagagctcgagatcgagagagagcTCGTCGGAAAAGAGAGAGATCGACGGAGATGGGTTTTCGTcagagagatggagagctcgAGATCGAGAGAGATGGAGTCATGGAGAGCTTGAGAGTTGAGATCGAGAGAGAAGAGATTGGGAGATAAGAGTGACGGCCAagtgaaaaaaatgatttttcccCAATTAAAAACCCTAGAGATTTTAATGATTTGGACGGCCCATGTCCATTTGGTCTTGTCAATTGGTCTTTGGGCGTATTTGGGCGTTGTCCAGTtggacaacaaaatattttggacgAATTTGGGCATGTCCATATTAGTCCATATTAATTTGGACATGGACGTCCATGGACAAAGTGTCCAGTTGACATCCCTACCAATGGGTTAGATTAGAGATCACACTCCAATCTCCAATATCAACAAAGATAAAAGGTGGATCACGGAATGtatatagatattaaaaacAGTGAATCACACAATCACATTCTCAAAGCACGAAGATCAAAGTCTTATGTGAGCAAAAGAgctataaatcaaatttaaaatcgaAAAGAAAATCCTTAAGAGTTTGTGAAGAAGATCACGTTTTTACAATCAACTGTGTGTGTCGTGTCTTTCTTCTTCGATTCGATCgtccccttcttcttcttcctactctccagaaaaaaaaaaaaccttcaaaaGTCGAAGAACTACAAAACTACCCTTACTCGGTCTACACCCGCTTATCCGGCCATCACGAAATCGAACCGGGTTCTTACGTGGCGAGATCTGAATGCTATTATATAGTCAACGTCAAATAAACGGACGGCTGGTTTCTCTTTAGTTTCCAAATCGTGCGGCTGAAGGGGTAAATTAGAGAATTCACAAAAGCATCCCCCAGTCTGCGAGCTAGTAGTAGCTTAGCGatcgagaaaaaaaataaaaaaagttgcTGGAGGTTGAAGAAGATGACTGATCCAAAGAAGTAAGTTGTTCGTCGGTGAATTTTTGATACTCAATCGATTGATTCGTGATTCGATTTCAAATTTTGGGCTAGGGATTCATTCTTACACATGTTTGTTATATAGCTCCACTGATACTTGTTACTCCTTTGAATTTGCTTATAGTGATTAGAGCTGCTTCTTTGTGTTTATGATTTGACTTGTCCTTTATATCTTTGTCTATGTTTCTCTCGAAAGTTGAGCAGATTGCACTGAATTAGCTGGAAAATATAGAATACAAGCCAGCCAAAACATGAATtatgtttctctttctcttgttaTTCCTTACGTTTCATCTATTAGATAGTGTCAGAACTTAACCTTGCATAAGCTTAAAAGAAGATTAGTTTCCGAGGCAAATGAGGTTTGTTAGTTTTGTTGATGGACAGATAGATATATATAGACATGAAGTTCTAAGCCTTCTATGGTCGAAAATAAACTCTGATTCTTTCTGTACTACCCCTTTAAAAAGGCAAACTG of the Raphanus sativus cultivar WK10039 unplaced genomic scaffold, ASM80110v3 Scaffold0025, whole genome shotgun sequence genome contains:
- the LOC108846442 gene encoding ADP-ribosylation factor-like protein 3, producing the protein MPLAILWQPGLRSIWEKYYEEAHALIYLIDAACPSRFEESKSALEKALRHEDLQGAPLLILANKQDLSNAVSAEELDRYLDLKKLDERVYMFEAVSGYDGRGIKESVEWLVGVMERSKRTETLRARTGYVPVPSS